The following coding sequences are from one Streptomyces sp. V3I7 window:
- a CDS encoding MFS transporter, with translation MTTETGRPALDDRRWKALGVCLTAGFISLLDVSIVNVALPSMERGLGASEATQSWVVSGYALAFGLALAPAGRLGDLRGRRQALLFGLGLFTAASVGCGLAASPTWLVVFRLVQGAAAGVVAPQTSGLIQQMFQGAERARAFGFHGSVVAVSTAVGPLAGGLLIQAFGTDDGWRWVFFVNVPIGVAALVAGHRLLPRLPVPSDKREKFDPFGVLLLGTGVLALLLPLVQEQQWQGRAKWALLPVGALLLGAFWMWERIQSRLGKAPLVDLGLFSLRSFTLGTLVSLTFFGGLTTIFFVLSLFLQNSVGYSALDAGMTILPFAVASAVGAAFGGRLVTRYGRSLVVIGLSGVILGLLGVVVAVQLVPGEGLGWAMALPLVIGGIGSGLTVSPNTTLTLTLVPVRRAGAAGGVMQTGQRIGSAVGIAVVGAVYFAHLADHGRATTALQLGLLTATAIILVALVLAVADLRERRAHPGDDDLAATPRRGVGDSGAGAGQKAGRGA, from the coding sequence ATGACCACAGAAACGGGCCGGCCCGCTCTCGACGACCGGCGGTGGAAAGCGCTCGGGGTCTGTCTGACCGCGGGCTTCATCTCGCTGCTCGACGTCTCGATCGTGAACGTGGCTCTGCCTTCCATGGAGCGCGGGCTCGGTGCCTCCGAGGCCACCCAGTCCTGGGTGGTGTCCGGGTACGCCCTCGCCTTCGGGCTCGCGCTGGCGCCGGCCGGACGGCTGGGTGACCTGCGGGGGCGCCGCCAGGCGCTGTTGTTCGGCCTCGGCCTGTTCACGGCCGCGTCGGTGGGGTGCGGCCTCGCTGCCAGCCCCACCTGGTTGGTGGTGTTCCGGCTGGTCCAGGGCGCGGCCGCCGGTGTGGTCGCCCCCCAGACCTCGGGGTTGATCCAGCAGATGTTCCAGGGCGCCGAGCGGGCTCGGGCCTTCGGTTTCCACGGCAGCGTCGTCGCCGTGTCCACCGCGGTGGGCCCGCTCGCGGGCGGACTGCTGATCCAGGCGTTCGGCACGGACGACGGCTGGCGCTGGGTGTTCTTCGTCAACGTGCCCATCGGGGTGGCCGCCCTCGTCGCGGGGCACCGACTGCTGCCCCGCCTTCCGGTGCCGAGCGACAAACGGGAGAAGTTCGATCCGTTCGGCGTACTGCTCCTCGGCACGGGTGTGCTCGCGCTGTTGCTCCCCCTGGTCCAGGAACAGCAGTGGCAGGGGCGGGCGAAGTGGGCACTGCTCCCGGTGGGCGCACTGCTGCTGGGGGCCTTCTGGATGTGGGAAAGGATCCAAAGCCGCCTGGGCAAGGCGCCGCTGGTCGACCTCGGGCTCTTCTCCCTGCGCTCCTTCACGCTCGGCACCCTGGTCAGCCTCACGTTCTTCGGTGGGCTCACCACCATCTTCTTCGTCCTGTCCCTGTTCCTGCAGAACTCCGTGGGATACAGCGCCCTTGACGCCGGCATGACGATCCTGCCGTTCGCGGTGGCCTCGGCGGTCGGTGCGGCCTTCGGGGGACGGCTGGTGACGCGTTACGGCCGCAGCCTGGTCGTCATCGGCTTGAGCGGAGTGATTCTCGGGCTGCTCGGCGTCGTGGTGGCCGTTCAGCTGGTGCCCGGCGAGGGCTTGGGCTGGGCCATGGCGCTGCCGCTGGTCATCGGCGGGATCGGGTCCGGTCTCACGGTCTCGCCCAACACGACCCTCACCCTCACGCTCGTGCCGGTACGTCGGGCCGGTGCGGCCGGCGGGGTGATGCAGACCGGCCAGCGCATCGGCTCGGCCGTGGGTATCGCCGTGGTCGGCGCCGTGTATTTCGCGCACCTCGCCGACCACGGCCGTGCCACGACGGCCCTTCAGCTCGGGCTGCTCACCGCCACGGCCATCATCCTCGTCGCCCTGGTCCTGGCCGTGGCCGATCTCCGGGAGCGCCGGGCGCATCCGGGCGACGACGACCTCGCGGCGACGCCGCGGCGGGGCGTGGGGGACAGCGGGGCCGGGGCCGGCCAGAAGGCGGGCCGCGGAGCCTGA
- the pqqD gene encoding pyrroloquinoline quinone biosynthesis peptide chaperone PqqD: MDPTRTGTTRTSTRTRPGAGVSGSDRPRLASHVRMTFCRTRQRKVLLHPETVVVLNGSGAAILELCDGRHTVAEIVTELGARYQSVPEDEVRQFLTRLVARRWVEFTDG; encoded by the coding sequence ATGGACCCGACCCGTACCGGAACGACCCGGACCAGCACCAGGACGCGACCCGGCGCCGGGGTGTCCGGCTCGGACCGGCCCCGGTTGGCGAGCCATGTGCGGATGACCTTCTGCCGGACCAGGCAGCGCAAGGTCCTGCTGCACCCCGAGACGGTGGTGGTTCTGAACGGCAGCGGCGCGGCGATCCTCGAACTGTGCGACGGGCGGCACACCGTGGCCGAGATCGTGACCGAGCTGGGCGCCCGCTACCAGAGCGTCCCCGAGGACGAGGTGCGGCAGTTCCTGACCCGGCTCGTCGCCCGGCGCTGGGTGGAGTTCACCGATGGATAG
- the pqqB gene encoding pyrroloquinoline quinone biosynthesis protein PqqB, with protein MLLRVLGSAAGGGSPQWNCGCPVCAAVRSRAGHARTQSSVAVSADRRRWFLVNASPDVRTQIEAFHGLHPYDDRTTPLEAVLLTDAELDHTLGLLLLREAGALRLYATPAVRKTLADGSGILRTLERYCPVEWRAVVPGADLVLADGLSCRAFDAPTTKRDRFGAGVDHGRVVGYRLTDERSGGTLVYLPGVQSLTPALRAEIEGCACLLIDGTCWRDDELVRLGLADRTSREMGHLPIDGPDGSLAWLPSLGVGRTIFVHMNNTNPILLEDAPERRTLEESGIEVAMDGLEVQV; from the coding sequence GTGTTGCTGCGAGTGCTGGGCTCGGCGGCGGGGGGCGGATCCCCGCAGTGGAACTGCGGCTGCCCGGTGTGCGCCGCGGTCCGTTCCCGGGCCGGCCACGCGCGCACCCAGTCGTCGGTCGCGGTCAGCGCCGACCGCCGCCGGTGGTTCCTCGTCAACGCCTCGCCCGACGTCCGCACCCAGATCGAGGCCTTCCACGGCCTGCACCCGTACGACGACCGGACGACGCCGTTGGAGGCGGTGCTGCTCACCGACGCCGAGCTGGACCACACGCTGGGCCTGCTTCTGTTGCGCGAGGCCGGCGCCCTGCGGCTGTACGCCACGCCGGCGGTGCGCAAGACCCTGGCCGACGGCTCGGGGATTCTGCGTACGCTCGAGCGCTACTGCCCGGTCGAGTGGCGTGCGGTGGTCCCTGGCGCCGACTTGGTCCTGGCGGACGGACTGTCCTGCCGGGCGTTCGACGCGCCCACCACCAAGCGTGACCGGTTCGGGGCCGGGGTGGACCACGGCCGCGTCGTGGGCTACCGGCTGACCGACGAGCGCAGCGGGGGGACGCTGGTGTACCTGCCGGGGGTGCAATCGCTGACACCGGCGCTGCGCGCGGAGATCGAGGGCTGTGCATGCCTGCTGATCGACGGGACCTGCTGGCGTGACGACGAGCTCGTGCGGCTCGGCCTGGCCGACAGGACGTCCCGGGAGATGGGTCACCTGCCCATCGACGGCCCGGACGGCAGTCTGGCGTGGCTCCCCTCGCTGGGCGTGGGACGGACGATCTTCGTACACATGAACAACACCAATCCGATCCTCCTGGAGGACGCGCCCGAGCGGCGTACGTTGGAGGAGAGCGGCATCGAAGTGGCCATGGACGGCCTTGAGGTCCAGGTGTAG
- the pqqE gene encoding pyrroloquinoline quinone biosynthesis protein PqqE → MDSPFGLLAELTYRCPLACSYCSNPLNMADYQDELATDEWRRVLAEAGELGVLQCHLSGGEPLLRRDLVEIVSHAHDLGLYTNLITSGLGFSHTRAEQLRAAGLDHVQISIQADEPTVSERIAGTPSFRRKIEAMGVAKELGWPLTMNVVLHRYNIDRVAEVLALAEEVGADRVELANTQYYGWAWRNRDALLPSRAQLEAAEVVVRAARERLRDRMDVIYVIPDYYSRYPKPCMGGWASRQLTVTPNGDVLPCPAAHSLPLPRASVREDPLEWIWAESPVMNAFRGTDWMPEPCRSCYRRELDYGGCRCQAFLLTGDAARTDPVCCLSPDHDLVAAAVEAANAGARPDDLPLVPRPHRPGLPPVARSRRGGGG, encoded by the coding sequence ATGGATAGCCCGTTCGGTTTGCTCGCCGAGCTCACCTACCGTTGCCCGCTGGCCTGCTCGTACTGCTCCAACCCGCTGAACATGGCCGACTATCAGGACGAGCTGGCCACCGACGAGTGGCGTCGGGTGCTGGCGGAGGCCGGCGAACTGGGGGTTCTGCAGTGCCACCTGTCCGGCGGGGAACCGCTGCTGCGGCGAGACCTGGTGGAGATCGTGTCCCACGCCCACGACCTGGGCCTCTACACCAACCTCATCACCAGCGGCCTCGGGTTCTCCCATACGAGGGCCGAGCAGTTGCGGGCCGCCGGCCTGGACCACGTGCAGATCAGCATCCAGGCCGACGAACCGACCGTGTCCGAACGGATCGCGGGGACCCCGTCCTTCCGTCGCAAGATCGAGGCGATGGGCGTGGCCAAGGAGCTGGGCTGGCCGCTCACCATGAACGTGGTGCTGCACCGGTACAACATCGACCGCGTCGCCGAAGTGCTCGCTCTGGCCGAGGAGGTGGGCGCCGACCGGGTGGAGCTGGCCAACACCCAGTACTACGGCTGGGCCTGGCGGAACCGTGACGCGCTGCTGCCCAGCCGGGCCCAACTGGAGGCAGCCGAGGTCGTCGTGCGGGCCGCCCGCGAGCGACTGCGGGACCGCATGGACGTCATCTACGTCATCCCGGACTACTACAGCCGCTACCCGAAGCCCTGCATGGGCGGCTGGGCCTCACGACAGCTGACCGTGACGCCGAACGGCGACGTTCTGCCCTGTCCGGCCGCCCACTCCCTGCCGTTGCCACGGGCCAGCGTGCGCGAGGACCCGCTGGAGTGGATCTGGGCCGAGTCCCCGGTGATGAACGCGTTCCGGGGGACCGACTGGATGCCGGAGCCCTGCCGGAGCTGCTACCGGCGGGAGCTGGACTACGGCGGGTGCCGCTGCCAGGCGTTCCTGCTCACCGGTGACGCCGCCCGGACCGACCCGGTCTGCTGCCTGTCGCCCGACCACGACCTGGTCGCTGCTGCGGTCGAGGCCGCCAACGCCGGCGCGCGGCCGGACGATCTTCCACTGGTCCCTCGCCCGCACCGACCCGGTCTGCCACCGGTCGCCCGGTCACGACGTGGTGGCGGTGGCTAG
- a CDS encoding nitrous oxide reductase family maturation protein NosD, producing the protein MKRNHVRCAAFVAVLLAASPGAFPASATTRTLTVHPGQSIQKAVNAAHAGDTVLVKAGTYHESVTIKTSGVTLRGVGPRTVIVPPKKKKAVPSPKAAVGCVEGGKGICVIGLRNKPVTNVTVSDLKLTGFSRVGLWSMATDHLTVQRVKAEKNGQWGISQEHSTRGVFRNNVARDNGDAGLYLANTTMSEKGATDSRGLVVEGNTLEGNRNGLTVLRLRNLRVHRNYLTGNCTGMIVIGDENKPRAGAFTVTENIVLRNNKYCAKTARLPFVQGAGIVLSGAESVSLKHNMVAGNSGRSSLSGGIVLSKSMVGAANTKNRVDENWFSGNAPADLVDQNATKAGNLFRGNFCRVSVPAGLC; encoded by the coding sequence ATGAAACGGAACCATGTTCGCTGCGCCGCGTTCGTCGCCGTACTTCTCGCCGCGAGTCCGGGTGCCTTCCCGGCCTCGGCGACCACGCGGACCCTGACCGTGCACCCGGGCCAGTCGATCCAGAAGGCGGTGAACGCCGCCCACGCCGGTGACACGGTCCTGGTGAAGGCCGGCACCTACCACGAGAGCGTCACCATCAAGACCTCCGGAGTGACCCTTCGCGGCGTCGGCCCGCGCACGGTGATCGTGCCTCCCAAGAAAAAGAAGGCCGTCCCCAGCCCCAAGGCAGCGGTCGGCTGCGTGGAGGGCGGCAAGGGCATCTGCGTGATCGGACTCAGGAACAAGCCCGTCACGAACGTGACCGTCTCCGACCTGAAGCTGACGGGCTTCTCCCGCGTCGGTCTGTGGTCCATGGCCACCGACCACCTGACCGTCCAGCGGGTGAAGGCTGAGAAGAACGGCCAGTGGGGCATCTCGCAGGAGCACTCCACGCGCGGTGTGTTCAGGAACAACGTCGCCCGCGACAACGGTGACGCCGGCCTGTACCTCGCCAACACGACGATGTCGGAGAAGGGGGCCACGGACAGCCGGGGCCTGGTCGTGGAGGGGAACACCCTGGAGGGCAACCGCAACGGCCTGACGGTTCTGCGCCTGCGCAACCTCAGGGTCCATCGGAACTACCTGACCGGGAACTGCACCGGGATGATCGTGATCGGGGACGAGAACAAGCCCCGGGCCGGCGCGTTCACCGTCACCGAGAACATCGTGCTGCGCAACAACAAGTACTGCGCCAAGACGGCCCGGCTGCCGTTCGTGCAGGGCGCCGGGATCGTACTGTCCGGTGCGGAGAGCGTGTCGCTGAAGCACAACATGGTCGCGGGCAACAGCGGCCGGTCGTCGCTGTCGGGTGGGATCGTGCTGTCCAAGAGCATGGTCGGCGCGGCCAACACGAAGAACCGCGTCGACGAGAACTGGTTCTCCGGCAACGCCCCGGCCGACCTGGTCGATCAGAACGCCACGAAGGCCGGCAACCTCTTCCGCGGCAACTTCTGCCGCGTCTCGGTCCCGGCCGGACTGTGCTGA
- the pqqA gene encoding pyrroloquinoline quinone precursor peptide PqqA, with the protein MESQLDEWETPEFDEITVAAEVTMYLDRLED; encoded by the coding sequence ATGGAGTCTCAGCTCGATGAGTGGGAAACGCCCGAGTTCGACGAAATCACAGTCGCGGCCGAAGTGACTATGTATCTCGATCGGTTGGAGGACTAG
- a CDS encoding amidohydrolase family protein produces MTTDLQAPGDIGHRTAPSGDDARRERIDVHHHYTAPEWVRWAEKNGFADRDSLPPWTRWDETAALDLMDRTGTRTSVLTVAMLGRFKEAAARKESTRVALDAAGALATRHSGRFAFFTPVFLDDAELSRWSVSHGMDQLGAVGVSARTSTGNTYLGDPALDPIMAELDERAAVISTHPMQVDPSGALPGVPPFVCDFLMDTTRAALSLIMNGTLDRFPRLTFILPHGGGYLPYIAGRIEVFGRQLVPAVDPGRVRDYLHRFYYDTAAPMSPSATPTLLAAAGSSRILYGSDWPPTPTRVVTEVTTPALDGDPALGDRERGHINRGNALRLLPTLAPA; encoded by the coding sequence ATGACGACCGACCTGCAAGCTCCGGGCGACATAGGTCACCGCACCGCACCGAGCGGCGACGACGCCCGACGCGAACGAATAGACGTCCACCACCACTACACCGCCCCCGAATGGGTGCGGTGGGCCGAGAAGAACGGGTTCGCGGACCGGGACAGCCTGCCGCCGTGGACCCGGTGGGACGAAACCGCCGCCCTGGACCTGATGGACCGGACCGGCACGCGCACCAGCGTCCTCACCGTCGCCATGCTGGGACGCTTCAAGGAGGCGGCGGCACGCAAGGAGAGCACGCGTGTCGCCCTCGACGCCGCCGGCGCCCTGGCGACCAGACACTCCGGCCGCTTCGCCTTCTTCACACCCGTCTTCCTCGACGACGCCGAACTCTCCCGCTGGTCCGTCTCCCACGGGATGGACCAGCTCGGGGCCGTGGGCGTCAGCGCGCGCACCAGCACGGGCAACACGTACCTGGGCGACCCCGCACTCGACCCGATCATGGCGGAACTGGACGAACGCGCCGCCGTGATCAGCACGCATCCCATGCAGGTGGACCCCTCCGGCGCGCTCCCGGGCGTACCGCCGTTCGTGTGCGACTTCCTCATGGACACCACGCGCGCCGCTCTGAGTCTGATCATGAACGGCACTCTGGACCGCTTCCCGCGGCTCACCTTCATCCTCCCGCACGGCGGCGGTTACCTCCCCTACATCGCGGGCCGGATCGAGGTCTTCGGCCGCCAGCTCGTCCCCGCCGTCGATCCCGGCCGCGTCCGCGACTACCTGCACCGCTTCTACTACGACACGGCCGCGCCCATGTCCCCGTCGGCCACCCCCACGCTGCTGGCCGCCGCGGGTTCCTCCCGGATCCTCTACGGAAGCGACTGGCCGCCCACTCCCACGCGCGTGGTCACCGAGGTGACCACGCCCGCTCTGGACGGGGATCCCGCACTCGGTGACCGGGAACGCGGCCACATCAACCGCGGGAACGCCCTGCGTCTGCTGCCCACGCTCGCTCCCGCCTGA
- a CDS encoding manganese efflux pump, whose translation MIWEILVLGFVLSLDNFRVSIALGTVPFGLRRAVQVALTFGLWDAVMPLVGMLIGRQIGEFVGDVAELVGAATLGGYGLYLVISALRNPEPDELDHSWALFGIPLTLSLDNLFAGASLGVLGLSPWFSAPVFGAMTAVMSLVGLRLGRAAARLMPIRSDLLSGVTLIIAAVALPLWSGG comes from the coding sequence ATGATCTGGGAAATCCTGGTCCTGGGTTTCGTGCTCAGTCTCGATAATTTCCGGGTATCGATCGCGCTCGGCACCGTCCCGTTCGGTCTGAGGCGCGCGGTGCAGGTCGCGCTGACCTTCGGGCTGTGGGACGCGGTCATGCCCCTGGTCGGGATGTTGATCGGTCGGCAGATCGGGGAGTTCGTCGGGGACGTCGCCGAACTGGTGGGCGCGGCCACGCTCGGCGGCTACGGTCTCTACCTCGTCATCTCAGCCCTGCGGAACCCCGAGCCGGACGAATTGGACCACTCGTGGGCGCTGTTCGGCATCCCGTTGACGCTGAGCCTGGACAACTTGTTCGCCGGGGCGAGCCTGGGGGTCCTCGGGCTCTCGCCCTGGTTCTCGGCACCCGTATTCGGCGCCATGACGGCGGTGATGTCGCTGGTCGGACTGCGGCTCGGGCGGGCCGCGGCACGCCTCATGCCGATCCGCTCGGACCTGCTGAGCGGGGTCACCTTGATCATCGCCGCTGTGGCACTGCCGTTGTGGTCCGGTGGCTAG
- the pqqC gene encoding pyrroloquinoline-quinone synthase PqqC has product MTTTTTRTGADGFVETLRAHSRRYHDQHPFHVRMNAGRLNRRQIQGWVANRFYYQENIPRKDAAILANCPDLEVRRRWVRRITDHDGTAAGEGGIEAWLSLGEAAGLTREEVLDHRHLVPGVRFAVDAYVNFARTRPWPEAVASSLTELFAPDLMAARLAAFERWYPWIDPEGLAYFRARLEQAPRDCEHALEVVTAHCLSAESQARAVDALSFKCDVLWSLMDAIDQAYPE; this is encoded by the coding sequence GTGACGACAACGACCACCAGAACCGGCGCCGACGGTTTCGTCGAGACGTTGCGGGCCCACTCGCGGCGATACCACGACCAGCACCCGTTCCACGTCCGGATGAACGCCGGCCGGCTGAACCGCCGGCAGATCCAGGGCTGGGTGGCCAATCGCTTCTACTACCAGGAGAACATCCCCCGCAAGGACGCCGCGATCCTTGCCAACTGTCCCGACCTCGAGGTCCGCCGCCGCTGGGTCCGACGGATCACCGACCACGACGGCACCGCCGCCGGCGAGGGTGGCATCGAGGCGTGGCTGAGCCTCGGCGAGGCCGCCGGGCTGACCCGTGAGGAGGTCCTGGACCACCGGCACCTGGTGCCTGGGGTGCGGTTCGCCGTCGACGCCTACGTGAACTTCGCCCGCACCCGGCCGTGGCCGGAGGCGGTGGCGTCCTCGCTCACCGAGTTGTTCGCGCCCGACCTGATGGCCGCGCGGCTGGCCGCGTTCGAGCGGTGGTACCCGTGGATCGACCCCGAGGGCCTCGCCTACTTCCGTGCCCGCCTGGAGCAGGCTCCCCGCGACTGCGAGCACGCCCTCGAAGTCGTCACCGCGCACTGCCTCTCCGCCGAGTCCCAGGCGCGCGCCGTCGACGCCCTGTCGTTCAAGTGCGACGTCCTGTGGAGCCTGATGGACGCCATCGACCAGGCCTACCCGGAGTGA
- a CDS encoding FAD-dependent monooxygenase, translating to MVPVLIVGGSLVGLSASVFLGRLGVSHMVAERRAATSEHPRGRGNNMRTMELFRTAGVEPDIRKAAANLSGNHGIMQTDKLSGGQSRWLSARLTGGKPPEKDVCSAMRCACSQNDLEPVLLTHARRLGGDVRFGTELVSFTEDRDGVTCELRDRESGLMYTKRTAYLLAADGPRSPVRERLGIGQSGGGDLFHNVSVTFRSKLLSEVVGEQRFLVCYLNGTEGDGVLLPVDNEENWVFHIPWFPERGQTLEHFTDTRIADHIRAAAGVRDLDVEVTGRAPWHAADRVADRYRQGRVFLIGDSAHEMPPTGAFGSNTGIQDAHNLAWKITAVLRGWAGEGLLDTYENERRPVALATIARAIEQAAREEHPGYAAAQGPGQSTDLMTVSLGYRYLSTAVSGADTEAPTIPETLRLQADPGTRAPHMTVVHDGDTKSTVDLYERSFVLLSGVPDGPWPSAAQTAAAELGVPLVSYRVGAGPDFDLDTTAAHGTDGGGADWAAVHGVTPQGAVLVRPDGIVAWRSADLPANPAHELTHVLEGLLSR from the coding sequence ATGGTGCCGGTATTGATCGTGGGCGGTTCGCTTGTCGGACTGTCCGCGTCGGTGTTTCTGGGAAGACTGGGCGTCAGCCATATGGTCGCCGAACGCCGGGCCGCCACTTCCGAACACCCCCGGGGCCGGGGGAACAACATGCGGACCATGGAGTTGTTCCGCACCGCCGGCGTGGAACCGGACATCAGAAAGGCCGCGGCCAACCTGTCCGGCAATCACGGCATCATGCAGACGGACAAACTGTCGGGCGGTCAGAGCAGATGGCTCTCGGCCCGGCTCACCGGCGGGAAGCCCCCCGAGAAGGACGTGTGCTCCGCCATGCGGTGCGCGTGCAGCCAGAACGACCTGGAGCCGGTCCTGCTGACCCATGCCCGCCGGCTGGGCGGGGACGTGCGCTTCGGTACGGAGCTGGTCTCCTTCACCGAGGACCGGGACGGCGTGACGTGCGAACTGCGCGACCGGGAGAGCGGTCTGATGTACACCAAGCGCACGGCCTACCTCCTGGCGGCCGACGGGCCGCGCAGCCCCGTGCGCGAGCGCCTGGGCATCGGGCAGAGCGGAGGGGGCGACCTGTTCCACAACGTCAGCGTCACCTTCCGCAGCAAGCTCCTTAGCGAGGTGGTGGGCGAACAGCGGTTCCTCGTCTGCTACCTGAACGGGACAGAGGGCGACGGGGTCCTGCTGCCCGTCGACAACGAGGAGAACTGGGTCTTCCACATCCCGTGGTTCCCCGAGCGCGGCCAGACGCTGGAGCACTTCACCGACACGCGCATCGCGGACCACATCAGGGCCGCCGCGGGCGTACGGGACCTGGACGTCGAGGTCACCGGGCGTGCCCCGTGGCACGCGGCGGACCGGGTCGCCGACCGCTACCGGCAGGGACGCGTCTTCCTCATCGGTGACTCGGCCCACGAGATGCCCCCCACCGGCGCGTTCGGATCCAACACGGGCATCCAGGACGCTCACAACCTGGCCTGGAAGATCACCGCGGTGCTGCGCGGCTGGGCGGGAGAGGGCCTGCTGGACACCTACGAGAACGAACGGCGCCCGGTCGCCCTGGCCACGATCGCGCGGGCCATCGAGCAGGCGGCACGTGAGGAACACCCCGGCTACGCCGCCGCGCAGGGCCCGGGCCAGAGCACGGACCTGATGACCGTGTCCCTCGGCTACCGCTACCTCTCCACGGCCGTGTCCGGCGCGGACACCGAAGCGCCGACCATCCCGGAGACACTCCGCCTGCAGGCGGACCCCGGTACCCGGGCCCCGCACATGACCGTCGTGCACGACGGGGACACCAAGTCGACCGTCGATCTGTACGAGCGGAGCTTCGTCCTGCTCTCCGGCGTTCCTGACGGGCCGTGGCCGTCGGCCGCCCAGACCGCGGCGGCCGAGCTCGGCGTCCCCCTGGTGTCCTACCGCGTCGGCGCCGGCCCGGACTTCGACCTCGACACCACGGCCGCCCACGGCACCGACGGCGGTGGCGCGGACTGGGCCGCCGTCCACGGCGTCACCCCTCAGGGCGCGGTACTCGTCCGCCCCGACGGGATCGTCGCCTGGCGCTCCGCGGACCTCCCCGCGAACCCCGCGCACGAGTTGACGCACGTCCTCGAAGGTCTCCTCAGCCGCTGA